In one Cellulomonas sp. JZ18 genomic region, the following are encoded:
- a CDS encoding biotin transporter BioY, giving the protein MSSAFDDTTTDEATRPARAGEDRALPAPPPGRRPATDVALVATFAAFVAACALVPPIPTGSGVPITLQTFGVILAGLVLGPLRGFLAVALYLVVGLAGVPVFAELTGGLGVLGKPSVGYLLSFPLAAAVAGLLSRVALRAPLRWRWATLAAAGLGASFLTVHPAGIAGLMWRLGVDLPAAFVIDVVYWPGDVVKNLLAGAVTVAVLRAYPDLRPDARARAPRP; this is encoded by the coding sequence ATGTCCAGCGCTTTCGACGACACGACCACCGACGAGGCGACGCGCCCCGCGCGCGCCGGCGAGGACCGCGCCCTGCCCGCCCCGCCTCCGGGCCGGCGCCCGGCCACGGACGTCGCCCTCGTGGCGACGTTCGCGGCGTTCGTCGCCGCGTGCGCGCTGGTCCCGCCGATCCCCACGGGGTCCGGCGTGCCGATCACGCTGCAGACGTTCGGCGTGATCCTCGCCGGGCTCGTGCTGGGGCCGCTGCGCGGCTTCCTCGCCGTGGCGCTCTACCTCGTCGTCGGTCTCGCCGGCGTTCCGGTGTTCGCCGAGCTGACGGGCGGGCTCGGGGTGCTGGGCAAGCCGTCGGTCGGCTACCTGCTGTCGTTCCCGCTGGCCGCGGCCGTGGCGGGTCTGCTCTCCCGGGTCGCGCTGCGTGCCCCGCTGCGCTGGCGGTGGGCGACGCTCGCCGCCGCGGGGCTCGGCGCGTCGTTCCTCACGGTGCACCCGGCCGGCATCGCCGGTCTGATGTGGCGGCTCGGGGTCGACCTGCCCGCCGCGTTCGTCATCGACGTCGTCTACTGGCCCGGCGACGTCGTGAAGAACCTGCTCGCCGGCGCCGTGACCGTCGCCGTGCTGCGCGCGTACCCCGACCTGCGCCCCGATGCACGGGCTCGAGCGCCGCGGCCGTGA
- a CDS encoding histidine phosphatase family protein: MTAHRLVLLRHAKAEPAGSLPDHERPLALPGRRQASAAGAALAAAGLAPAHVLCSSALRTRQTWELVRTALAAAGAQDPALVVTDALYDATSGDLAELVRQAPEDAGTVLVVGHEPTTSHAAVTLAGPGSDDEVVARVRRGVPTASWSVLELDGPWDATAPGALRLVRLATGD; the protein is encoded by the coding sequence GTGACCGCCCACCGACTCGTGCTCCTGCGCCACGCGAAGGCGGAGCCCGCCGGCAGCCTGCCCGACCACGAGCGGCCGCTGGCGCTGCCGGGCCGGCGTCAGGCCTCGGCCGCGGGTGCCGCGCTCGCGGCGGCGGGCCTCGCGCCGGCGCACGTGCTGTGCTCGTCCGCGTTGCGCACCCGCCAGACCTGGGAGCTGGTGCGCACGGCGCTCGCCGCGGCGGGCGCGCAGGACCCCGCGCTGGTGGTCACGGACGCGCTGTACGACGCGACGTCCGGCGACCTGGCCGAGCTCGTCCGGCAGGCGCCGGAGGACGCGGGGACGGTGCTCGTCGTCGGGCACGAGCCCACGACGTCGCACGCCGCGGTCACCCTCGCCGGGCCCGGCTCGGACGACGAGGTCGTCGCGCGGGTGCGGCGCGGGGTGCCCACCGCGAGCTGGTCCGTGCTCGAGCTCGACGGCCCGTGGGACGCGACCGCGCCCGGCGCGCTGCGCCTCGTGCGGCTGGCCACCGGGGACTGA
- a CDS encoding cysteine desulfurase — protein MTSTLEPVAAPDGRLSATELAAVRADFPLLARTLRDERPLVYLDSGATSQKPDVVLDAEQDFYLQRNAAVHRGAHQLAEEATEAFEDARARVAGFVGATPGELVWTSNATAALNLVAYAMSNASLGRGGEAARRFALGEGDEIVVTELEHHANLVPWQELAARTGATLRWIGVTDDGRLRVDELDTVVTERTKVLAFSHASNVTGAVTPVERFVARAREVGALTVLDACQSVPHMPVDLAALGVDLAAFSGHKMYGPTGVGALYGRRELLEAMPPVTTGGSMVEVVTMETTTYAPPPQRFEAGTQMVSQAVALGAAAQYLGDLGMAAVHAHETEMAGLLLDAVASVPGVRVIGPTDTTDRLANVAFVVDGVHAHDVGQVLDDAGVAVRVGHHCAQPLHRRFGVAATTRASAGVYTTAEDVAAFREALAGVRTFFGLEGA, from the coding sequence ATGACCAGCACGCTCGAGCCGGTCGCCGCACCCGACGGCCGGCTGTCCGCCACCGAGCTCGCCGCGGTCCGCGCCGACTTCCCGCTGCTCGCGCGCACGCTCCGCGACGAGCGTCCGCTGGTGTACCTCGACTCCGGGGCGACGTCGCAGAAGCCGGACGTCGTCCTCGACGCCGAGCAGGACTTCTACCTGCAGCGCAACGCCGCCGTGCACCGCGGCGCGCACCAGCTCGCGGAGGAGGCGACCGAGGCGTTCGAGGACGCCCGCGCGCGCGTCGCCGGGTTCGTCGGCGCCACGCCCGGCGAGCTCGTGTGGACGTCCAACGCGACGGCCGCGCTGAACCTCGTCGCGTACGCGATGTCGAACGCGTCGCTCGGGCGCGGGGGAGAGGCCGCCCGCCGGTTCGCGCTCGGCGAGGGCGACGAGATCGTCGTCACCGAGCTCGAGCACCACGCGAACCTCGTGCCGTGGCAGGAGCTCGCCGCCCGTACGGGCGCGACGCTGCGCTGGATCGGCGTCACGGACGACGGGCGGCTGCGCGTCGACGAGCTCGACACGGTCGTCACCGAGCGGACGAAGGTGCTGGCCTTCTCGCACGCCTCCAACGTGACGGGGGCCGTCACGCCGGTCGAGCGGTTCGTCGCCCGGGCCCGCGAGGTCGGTGCGCTCACGGTGCTCGACGCGTGCCAGTCGGTCCCGCACATGCCGGTCGACCTCGCCGCCCTCGGCGTGGACCTCGCCGCGTTCTCCGGGCACAAGATGTACGGGCCCACGGGCGTCGGCGCGCTGTACGGGCGGCGCGAGCTGCTCGAGGCGATGCCCCCGGTCACGACCGGCGGCTCCATGGTCGAGGTCGTCACGATGGAGACCACGACGTACGCGCCGCCGCCGCAGCGGTTCGAGGCCGGCACGCAGATGGTGTCGCAGGCCGTCGCGCTCGGCGCCGCCGCGCAGTACCTCGGCGACCTCGGCATGGCCGCGGTGCACGCGCACGAGACCGAGATGGCCGGGCTGCTGCTCGACGCCGTCGCGTCCGTGCCGGGCGTGCGCGTCATCGGCCCCACCGACACCACCGACCGCCTCGCCAACGTCGCGTTCGTCGTCGACGGCGTGCACGCGCACGACGTCGGCCAGGTGCTCGACGACGCGGGCGTCGCCGTGCGCGTCGGCCACCACTGCGCGCAGCCGCTGCACCGCCGCTTCGGCGTCGCCGCGACCACCCGTGCGTCCGCCGGCGTGTACACGACCGCCGAGGACGTCGCGGCGTTCCGGGAAGCACTGGCGGGGGTCCGGACGTTCTTCGGTCTGGAGGGAGCGTGA
- a CDS encoding DUF3099 domain-containing protein encodes MSTRRRRDLPGEEVHRITSAPEPLADDLARRQRRYLWQMGIRVVCFLAAGLLWAHVPVVVPIVLMAAAVVLPYVAVLLANAGRERRVEGDVYMTPRELGAAPRGGGELGGS; translated from the coding sequence GTGAGCACCCGACGGCGGCGCGACCTCCCCGGCGAGGAGGTGCACCGCATCACCAGCGCCCCCGAGCCGCTGGCCGACGACCTCGCGCGTCGCCAGCGCCGCTACCTGTGGCAGATGGGCATCCGGGTCGTCTGCTTCCTCGCGGCGGGCCTGCTGTGGGCGCACGTGCCCGTGGTCGTGCCCATCGTCCTCATGGCGGCCGCCGTGGTGCTCCCCTACGTCGCGGTGCTGCTCGCGAACGCGGGCCGCGAGCGCCGCGTCGAGGGCGACGTCTACATGACGCCGCGCGAGCTCGGGGCGGCGCCCCGCGGCGGCGGCGAGCTGGGAGGGTCGTGA
- a CDS encoding ABC-F family ATP-binding cassette domain-containing protein, giving the protein MITASAVELRVGARVLLEPTTFRIASGDRIGLVGRNGAGKTTLTKTLAGESQPTGGTVSRSGDVGYLPQDPASGDLTQLSMDRVLSARGLDAVLAAMRETEGAMASTDDATRERAMERYTKLEARFTAAGGYAAESEAHRITAALGLDDRVLGQELGTLSGGQRRRVELARILFSGAETLLLDEPTNHLDADSIVWLRDYLKNYPGGFLVISHDVELLRATVTKVFHLDANRSQLDQYNLGWDAYLLQRETDEKRRRRERANAEKKAAALLAQADKMRAKATKAVAAQNMARRAERMLSGLEEVRVSDKVARLRFPDPAPSGRTPITAEGLSKSYGSQEVFTDVSLAIDRGSKVVVLGLNGAGKTTLLRMLAGLEKPDTGEVKPGHGLKLGYYAQEHETLDLSRTVVENLRTAAPDLTDTQVRSVLGSFLFSGDDADKPARVLSGGEKTRLALAALVVSSANVLLLDEPTNNLDPASREEILAALRGYKGAVVLVSHDEGAVAALEPERVLLLPDGDEDLWGPDYLDLIALA; this is encoded by the coding sequence GTGATCACCGCCTCGGCCGTCGAGCTGCGCGTCGGCGCACGCGTCCTGCTCGAACCCACGACCTTCCGCATCGCCTCGGGCGACCGGATCGGTCTCGTCGGCCGCAACGGCGCCGGCAAGACCACCCTGACCAAGACCCTCGCGGGGGAGAGCCAGCCCACGGGCGGCACCGTCTCCCGCAGCGGGGACGTCGGCTACCTGCCGCAGGACCCCGCCTCGGGCGACCTCACCCAGCTGTCCATGGACCGCGTGCTCTCGGCGCGCGGCCTCGACGCCGTGCTCGCCGCGATGCGCGAGACCGAGGGCGCGATGGCGTCCACGGACGACGCGACGCGCGAGCGCGCGATGGAGCGCTACACCAAGCTCGAGGCGCGGTTCACCGCCGCCGGCGGGTACGCGGCGGAGTCCGAGGCGCACCGCATCACCGCGGCCCTCGGCCTCGACGACCGGGTGCTCGGCCAGGAGCTCGGCACCCTGTCCGGTGGTCAGCGCCGGCGCGTCGAGCTCGCGCGCATCCTCTTCTCGGGCGCGGAGACCCTCCTGCTGGACGAGCCGACGAACCACCTCGACGCCGACTCGATCGTCTGGCTGCGCGACTACCTGAAGAACTACCCGGGCGGCTTCCTCGTCATCAGCCACGACGTCGAGCTGCTGCGCGCCACGGTGACGAAGGTCTTCCACCTCGACGCCAACCGCTCGCAGCTCGACCAGTACAACCTGGGCTGGGACGCGTACCTGCTGCAGCGCGAGACGGACGAGAAGCGCCGCCGCCGGGAGCGTGCCAACGCCGAGAAGAAGGCCGCCGCGCTGCTCGCGCAGGCCGACAAGATGCGCGCCAAGGCGACCAAGGCCGTCGCGGCGCAGAACATGGCGCGCCGCGCCGAGCGCATGCTGTCGGGCCTGGAGGAGGTGCGCGTCTCCGACAAGGTCGCGAGGCTGCGGTTCCCCGACCCGGCACCGAGCGGCCGCACGCCGATCACGGCCGAGGGGCTGTCGAAGTCGTACGGCTCGCAGGAGGTCTTCACCGACGTCAGCCTCGCGATCGACCGCGGCAGCAAGGTCGTCGTCCTCGGTCTCAACGGCGCCGGCAAGACGACGCTGCTGCGGATGCTCGCCGGTCTGGAGAAGCCGGACACCGGCGAGGTGAAGCCGGGGCACGGGCTCAAGCTGGGCTACTACGCCCAGGAGCACGAGACGCTGGACCTGAGCCGCACCGTGGTCGAGAACCTGCGCACGGCCGCCCCCGACCTCACCGACACCCAGGTGCGCTCGGTGCTCGGGTCGTTCCTGTTCTCCGGGGACGACGCCGACAAGCCGGCGCGCGTGCTGTCCGGCGGGGAGAAGACCCGGCTCGCGCTCGCGGCCCTCGTCGTCTCCAGCGCGAACGTGCTGCTGCTCGACGAGCCGACGAACAACCTGGACCCCGCCTCGCGCGAGGAGATCCTGGCGGCGCTGCGCGGGTACAAGGGCGCGGTCGTGCTCGTGAGCCACGACGAGGGCGCGGTCGCGGCGCTCGAGCCCGAGCGGGTGCTGCTGCTGCCGGACGGCGACGAGGACCTGTGGGGCCCGGACTACCTCGACCTCATCGCGCTCGCCTGA
- the fabI gene encoding enoyl-ACP reductase FabI, whose product MALLEGKTLLVTGVLTDGSIAFHVARLAQEQGAQVVLSSFGRQLRLTQAIARRLPQPAPVVELDVTSADDLAALADRVREHADHLDGVVHSIGFAPQSVMGGNFLAGEWDDVATAVQISAYSLKSLAVAALPLMGPGGSVVGLTFDARYAWPVYDWMGVAKAAFESTARYLARDLGPKGIRVNLVSAGPIRTTAAKSIPGFESMEGGWPERAPLGWDVTNPEPTARAVAALLSDWFPATTGEIVHVDGGVHAMGL is encoded by the coding sequence ATGGCACTGCTCGAGGGCAAGACGCTCCTGGTCACCGGCGTCCTCACGGACGGCTCGATCGCGTTCCACGTCGCGCGGCTCGCGCAGGAGCAGGGCGCGCAGGTGGTGCTGTCGTCGTTCGGCCGCCAGCTGCGCCTGACCCAGGCGATCGCCCGTCGCCTGCCGCAGCCGGCCCCCGTCGTCGAGCTCGACGTGACGTCGGCCGACGACCTCGCCGCGCTCGCGGACCGGGTGCGCGAGCACGCCGACCACCTCGACGGTGTCGTGCACTCCATCGGCTTCGCCCCGCAGTCCGTGATGGGCGGCAACTTCCTCGCCGGCGAGTGGGACGACGTCGCCACGGCGGTCCAGATCAGCGCGTACTCGCTCAAGTCGCTCGCCGTGGCGGCGCTGCCGCTCATGGGCCCGGGCGGCTCGGTCGTCGGCCTGACCTTCGACGCCCGGTACGCGTGGCCCGTCTACGACTGGATGGGTGTCGCGAAGGCGGCGTTCGAGTCGACGGCGCGCTACCTGGCCCGCGACCTGGGGCCGAAGGGCATCCGCGTGAACCTCGTCTCGGCGGGCCCGATCCGCACGACGGCCGCGAAGTCGATCCCCGGTTTCGAGTCGATGGAGGGCGGCTGGCCCGAGCGCGCGCCGCTCGGGTGGGACGTCACGAACCCGGAGCCGACCGCCCGCGCGGTCGCCGCCCTGCTGTCGGACTGGTTCCCGGCGACGACGGGCGAGATCGTGCACGTCGACGGCGGCGTGCACGCCATGGGTCTGTGA
- a CDS encoding energy-coupling factor ABC transporter ATP-binding protein translates to MITLEDVEVTAWTSDPDGGPDRLVRLLGPVSLELAERRVAVVGANGSGKSTLARLLNGLVLPSAGRVLVDGLDTASDGAAVRRRVGFVFTDPDAQIVMPTPVEDVALSLRRAVPDAATRTARALEVLERFGLAERAHVPVHSLSGGQRQLLALAAVLATEPAVLVCDEPTTLLDLRWRTRVDDLLQSLDQQVVVVTHDLEAAARADRVLVVDQGVVVADGPPGPALARYRTLMTGTSTAAGAAGAASLRRGPA, encoded by the coding sequence GTGATCACGCTCGAGGACGTCGAGGTCACGGCCTGGACGTCCGACCCCGACGGCGGCCCGGACCGGCTGGTGCGGCTGCTCGGCCCCGTGTCCCTGGAGCTCGCGGAGCGGCGCGTCGCCGTGGTGGGGGCGAACGGGTCGGGCAAGTCCACGCTCGCCCGGCTGCTCAACGGGCTCGTGCTGCCGTCGGCCGGGCGGGTGCTCGTCGACGGGCTCGACACCGCGTCGGACGGCGCGGCGGTGCGTCGGCGCGTCGGCTTCGTCTTCACCGACCCCGACGCGCAGATCGTCATGCCGACGCCCGTCGAGGACGTGGCGCTCTCGCTGCGGCGCGCGGTGCCCGACGCGGCCACGCGCACCGCGCGGGCGCTGGAGGTGCTCGAGCGGTTCGGGCTCGCCGAGCGCGCGCACGTGCCCGTGCACTCCCTGTCCGGCGGGCAGCGGCAGCTGCTCGCGCTCGCCGCCGTGCTCGCGACCGAGCCGGCCGTGCTCGTGTGCGACGAGCCGACGACGCTGCTCGACCTGCGGTGGCGCACGCGGGTCGACGACCTGCTGCAGTCGCTCGACCAGCAGGTCGTCGTCGTCACGCACGACCTGGAGGCGGCCGCGCGCGCCGACCGGGTGCTCGTGGTGGATCAGGGCGTCGTCGTCGCGGACGGCCCGCCCGGCCCGGCCCTCGCCCGGTACCGCACGCTCATGACCGGGACGAGCACCGCGGCCGGAGCGGCGGGTGCCGCGTCGCTCCGGCGGGGACCGGCGTGA
- a CDS encoding metal-sulfur cluster assembly factor → MTTEETTSPAPATAPDAAPVAAAAAPASAPANVADVEEALRDVVDPELGINVVDLGLVYGVAIDGDNTAVIDMTLTSAACPLTDVIEDQSAQALDGIVDGFRINWVWMPPWGPEKITDDGREQMRALGFNI, encoded by the coding sequence ATGACCACCGAAGAGACCACCAGCCCCGCGCCGGCGACGGCGCCCGACGCCGCCCCGGTGGCTGCGGCCGCCGCACCCGCGTCCGCGCCGGCGAACGTCGCCGACGTCGAGGAGGCGCTGCGCGACGTCGTCGACCCCGAGCTCGGCATCAACGTCGTCGACCTCGGCCTCGTCTACGGCGTCGCGATCGACGGCGACAACACCGCGGTCATCGACATGACGCTGACGTCGGCAGCCTGCCCGCTCACCGACGTCATCGAGGACCAGTCGGCCCAGGCGCTCGACGGGATCGTCGACGGCTTCCGCATCAACTGGGTGTGGATGCCGCCGTGGGGCCCCGAGAAGATCACCGACGACGGTCGTGAGCAGATGCGGGCCCTCGGGTTCAACATCTGA
- a CDS encoding neutral zinc metallopeptidase — MTFSEGGRFEGGRVRRRTGGRTAAVGGGGLVGVIALAIYLFTGQDVSPLLGGAADGGQGGTVSEVGGCTAEEANADPTCRFSATLQALDAYWSQTLPAAGAQWTQPPGEAFEGGAPTGCGAASASTGPFYCPADQTIYLDLGFFQVLQSQFGAQGGPLAEMYVYAHEYGHHVQNLTGVFASADRSGGGAESDSVRVELQADCYAGMWARDATQRVDPDTGVTFLEPITREQLASALDAAAAVGDDHIQQQSGGAVNPDTWTHGSSEQRQRWFTIGYEQGSLEACDTFAVDTL; from the coding sequence GTGACGTTCAGCGAGGGTGGTCGGTTCGAGGGTGGGCGCGTGCGTCGGCGCACGGGCGGGCGGACCGCGGCGGTCGGCGGCGGCGGTCTCGTCGGCGTCATCGCCCTCGCGATCTACCTGTTCACCGGCCAGGACGTCTCGCCGCTCCTCGGCGGCGCGGCGGACGGCGGCCAGGGCGGCACCGTGTCGGAGGTCGGGGGGTGCACCGCCGAGGAGGCGAACGCGGACCCGACGTGCCGGTTCTCCGCCACGCTGCAGGCGCTGGACGCCTACTGGTCCCAGACGCTGCCCGCCGCGGGCGCGCAGTGGACGCAGCCGCCGGGTGAGGCGTTCGAGGGCGGCGCACCGACCGGGTGCGGTGCCGCCTCGGCGTCGACGGGCCCGTTCTACTGCCCGGCGGACCAGACGATCTACCTCGACCTCGGCTTCTTCCAGGTGCTGCAGTCGCAGTTCGGCGCGCAGGGCGGGCCGCTCGCCGAGATGTACGTGTACGCCCACGAGTACGGCCACCACGTGCAGAACCTCACGGGCGTGTTCGCCTCCGCCGACCGCAGCGGCGGCGGCGCCGAGTCCGACTCGGTCCGCGTCGAGCTCCAGGCGGACTGCTACGCGGGCATGTGGGCACGTGACGCGACGCAGCGGGTCGACCCGGACACCGGCGTCACGTTCCTCGAGCCGATCACACGCGAGCAGCTGGCGAGCGCGCTCGACGCCGCCGCCGCGGTCGGCGACGACCACATCCAGCAGCAGTCGGGCGGTGCCGTGAACCCCGACACGTGGACGCACGGCTCGAGCGAGCAGCGCCAGCGCTGGTTCACGATCGGCTACGAGCAGGGCTCGCTGGAGGCGTGCGACACGTTCGCCGTCGACACGCTCTGA
- the sufU gene encoding Fe-S cluster assembly sulfur transfer protein SufU, with the protein MSTGSMEQLYQQVILDHAKFPHGRGLGAAGDAAAVTGESHQVNPTCGDEVTLQVDLDDAGVVRDVRWEGQGCSISQASVSVLHDLVVDKDLAGVDELAATFRALMQSKGAGLDDEHAEDLLGDATAFTGVGRFSARVKCALLGWTALSDALITSGARAREDA; encoded by the coding sequence ATGAGCACCGGATCGATGGAGCAGCTGTACCAGCAGGTCATCCTGGACCACGCCAAGTTCCCGCACGGGCGGGGGCTGGGCGCCGCGGGCGACGCCGCCGCGGTGACGGGGGAGTCGCACCAGGTGAACCCGACGTGCGGTGACGAGGTGACCCTGCAGGTCGACCTCGACGACGCCGGCGTCGTGCGCGACGTGCGCTGGGAGGGGCAGGGCTGCAGCATCTCGCAGGCCTCCGTCTCGGTGCTGCACGACCTCGTCGTCGACAAGGACCTCGCGGGCGTCGACGAGCTCGCCGCCACGTTCCGCGCGCTCATGCAGTCCAAGGGCGCCGGTCTCGACGACGAGCACGCCGAGGACCTGCTCGGCGACGCCACCGCCTTCACGGGCGTCGGGCGGTTCTCGGCACGCGTGAAGTGCGCGCTGCTCGGGTGGACCGCCCTGTCCGACGCCCTCATCACGTCCGGCGCACGCGCCCGGGAGGACGCATGA
- the fabG gene encoding 3-oxoacyl-ACP reductase FabG, translating to MTGANRGIGRAIAERFLAAGDAVATIVRSGGAPEGVLEVRADVRDTAAVDAAFTEVEKAQGPVEVVVANAGVTRDQLLLRMTDEEFEDVLDVNLTGSFRVVRRASKGMIRLRRGRIVLISSVVGLYGSPGQVNYAASKSALVGMARSITRELGGRNITANVVAPGFIDTDMTKALPQDRQDAYLASIPAGRFGQAEEVARVVEFLASDAAAYVSGAVVPVDGGLGMGH from the coding sequence GTGACGGGGGCCAACCGCGGCATCGGCCGGGCGATCGCCGAGCGGTTCCTCGCGGCCGGTGACGCGGTCGCGACGATCGTCCGCTCGGGCGGCGCGCCCGAGGGCGTGCTCGAGGTGCGGGCCGACGTGCGCGACACGGCCGCGGTCGACGCCGCGTTCACCGAGGTCGAGAAGGCGCAGGGCCCCGTCGAGGTCGTCGTCGCCAACGCCGGCGTGACGCGCGACCAGCTGCTGCTGCGCATGACCGACGAGGAGTTCGAGGACGTCCTCGACGTCAACCTCACGGGCTCGTTCCGCGTCGTGCGGCGTGCGAGCAAGGGCATGATCCGGCTGCGTCGCGGCCGCATCGTGCTCATCTCCTCGGTCGTCGGCCTGTACGGCTCGCCCGGCCAGGTCAACTACGCGGCGTCGAAGTCGGCGCTGGTCGGCATGGCGCGCTCCATCACGCGCGAGCTGGGCGGGCGCAACATCACCGCGAACGTCGTCGCCCCCGGCTTCATCGACACGGACATGACGAAGGCGCTGCCGCAGGACCGCCAGGACGCCTACCTCGCGTCCATCCCCGCGGGCCGGTTCGGCCAGGCCGAGGAGGTCGCGCGCGTCGTGGAGTTCCTCGCCTCGGACGCCGCGGCCTACGTCTCCGGCGCGGTCGTGCCGGTCGACGGCGGCCTCGGCATGGGCCACTGA
- a CDS encoding SURF1 family protein, whose protein sequence is MTPATAAAPVAADPSPEALHVPSAGTRADVRRRALGLLALAVAVAVVCTFLGRWQWHRHVARSEAIAVVEANYAAAPVDLAQVVPDPSAPLPDDDAWRRVVVTGRWLGDATVLLRNRPVDGTPAYHVLVPLLVTDAAPGTFGPPVDAGRVLVVDRGWVPTGEDGSSGVDVPPPPAGDVEVTVRLRPGEQPSERDAPAGQVHSIAPAQVVAAGGAGVPADAQPYAAYGGLVGEVPAADTELGPLPAPSTDPGSHLSYAFQWWVFALGGLVAFTVAARREWRDAPPADAPDGAARTGVAPPSPARRRRAPGRDERDEDAEIDAQLADGR, encoded by the coding sequence GTGACGCCGGCGACGGCCGCCGCGCCCGTCGCCGCCGACCCGTCGCCCGAGGCGCTGCACGTCCCGTCGGCGGGCACGCGGGCGGACGTGCGACGGCGGGCGCTCGGGCTGCTGGCGCTGGCGGTCGCCGTCGCGGTGGTCTGCACGTTCCTCGGGCGCTGGCAGTGGCACCGGCACGTCGCGCGGTCCGAGGCGATCGCGGTGGTCGAGGCGAACTACGCCGCCGCACCGGTCGACCTCGCGCAGGTCGTGCCCGACCCGTCGGCGCCGCTGCCGGACGACGACGCCTGGCGGCGGGTGGTCGTCACCGGTCGCTGGCTGGGCGACGCGACCGTGCTGCTGCGCAACCGGCCCGTCGACGGCACGCCCGCGTACCACGTGCTGGTGCCGCTGCTCGTGACGGACGCCGCGCCGGGAACGTTCGGCCCGCCGGTCGACGCCGGACGCGTCCTCGTGGTCGACCGCGGCTGGGTGCCGACGGGTGAGGACGGCTCGTCCGGCGTGGACGTGCCGCCGCCGCCCGCCGGCGACGTCGAGGTCACCGTGCGCCTGCGCCCCGGGGAGCAGCCGAGCGAGCGGGACGCCCCGGCGGGGCAGGTGCACTCCATCGCGCCCGCGCAGGTGGTGGCGGCAGGCGGCGCGGGGGTGCCGGCGGACGCGCAGCCCTACGCCGCCTACGGCGGGCTGGTCGGCGAGGTCCCCGCGGCCGACACGGAGCTCGGGCCGCTCCCCGCGCCGAGCACCGACCCCGGCTCGCACCTGTCCTACGCGTTCCAGTGGTGGGTGTTCGCGCTCGGCGGTCTGGTCGCGTTCACCGTCGCCGCGCGCCGGGAGTGGCGCGACGCGCCGCCCGCGGACGCGCCGGACGGCGCTGCGCGCACCGGCGTCGCACCTCCCTCGCCGGCGCGCCGGCGCCGGGCGCCCGGCCGCGACGAGCGGGACGAGGACGCCGAGATCGACGCCCAGCTCGCCGACGGCCGCTGA
- a CDS encoding energy-coupling factor transporter transmembrane protein EcfT, which translates to MSLSTSRRGEPPARAPEARRRRVGAGRPVRAPWAGPLGLYHPGRTLLHRAPVGVKLLGLAAGSLAVVLVRGVVAALVGLAAVVALTALARVPWHRATRGLLPVVLTAVVLGAYQTWVGDPARGVEAAVDLLVLVLAGSLVTATTRADDLLAAVARTARPLRHVGLPPATVGLAVGLFLRTVPVLVHTVTETRDAARARGLERDPRALVVPAAVRMVGHARSTGDALAARGLGDD; encoded by the coding sequence GTGAGCCTGAGCACCTCGCGCCGGGGCGAGCCGCCGGCGCGCGCGCCCGAGGCCCGGCGTCGACGGGTCGGCGCGGGGCGTCCGGTCCGCGCCCCCTGGGCGGGCCCGCTGGGGCTGTACCACCCCGGGCGCACCCTCCTGCACCGCGCGCCGGTCGGCGTGAAGCTGCTCGGTCTCGCCGCCGGGAGCCTCGCGGTCGTGCTCGTGCGCGGCGTGGTCGCCGCGCTCGTCGGGCTCGCCGCCGTCGTCGCGCTCACCGCGCTCGCACGCGTCCCGTGGCACCGCGCGACCCGCGGCCTGCTGCCCGTCGTGCTCACGGCCGTCGTGCTCGGTGCCTACCAGACGTGGGTCGGCGACCCGGCGCGGGGCGTCGAGGCCGCGGTCGACCTGCTCGTGCTCGTCCTCGCCGGCAGCCTGGTGACCGCGACCACGCGCGCCGACGACCTGCTCGCCGCCGTCGCCCGCACGGCGCGGCCCCTGCGCCACGTCGGGCTCCCGCCGGCGACCGTGGGCCTCGCCGTCGGGCTCTTCCTGCGCACCGTTCCCGTGCTCGTGCACACGGTGACCGAGACGCGCGACGCGGCGCGCGCCCGCGGGCTCGAGCGCGACCCGCGCGCGCTCGTCGTGCCCGCGGCCGTGCGGATGGTGGGGCACGCCCGCTCGACCGGTGACGCGCTCGCCGCACGGGGACTCGGAGACGACTGA